ACCAAAGAGCCTCATCGTGAATTTTTTACAGGTCTTGGCTAAAGATTTCGTATCCTATAAATATATGACTTGTGCGGTATCGTTTTTGGCAGTTACGGTGAGGATGATCGCGAATACTGGGTGAGCTCCGAGAAGCTGCAGAAGGAGCTGGGTTGGACTTACAGGCCGCTCGAGGAAACTCTCGTGGACTCTATCGAGAGCTGCAAGGAGGCAGGACTACTTTGATCTGTTATGGAACTTATCTAGTGTGCGGCAAAGTTCCGGAACTTCTTTTACTGCTCTGTATTACAAGTTGCACTTGCAAATAAAAGTGGCTCGAATGAAGGTTCTTATGTTAGAATTGACtgttgattaaaaaattagactTCTATTTTACATAAGCGGATACGATTCTCTGGGAGCCTTCATAAATTTCCTCTTCCATTTACATTCACTCTATTCTCTGCTTCCTCTCGTTTCTTCTCTTATAATACACAATTTCTTCCTATAGGCTATAGGCCTCATAGAATGTAGGATTTGACAAAAACTCCCACTTGCCAGCAAGTGGACCCGAGCCAGGCTCGAGCTTTGCCTACACTCGATGGATACTTTCCAAGTTCTTCTGGAAGTAACTGGTCCAAAAGTTGTCTGATGGCTCAAATATGGAAAATGATGAGTCGGGAAAATTGATGAGTCCATCTCGAGAGGCACTCGAAGAGGCCTCACAAACAAAGTACGTGCAACTGAATGTGCATGCTGTGCGTAGACCATTTTTCGGGAGGGAGAAATTCGACCTATGTTTGATGATGATAGGATAGGGATTGGGTTTAGGATTCATCCAACTATAAATTGGAAGGAGCTAATCTCAGCTAGGGGGTGGGATATGGGTGGATTAAGATCAGCATTTGAGAGAAAAGACAGAGATGCCCCTATCcctatttcaaattttctaaaattgccATCCTAGGGTTTGTGAGAAAGAAGTGCCGGAAGAGGAACGGTGGGGCTTGGCACCGATCACCACTACCCGGCGAGGTCGCCGGCTGCCCCAGACGATACAGTTGACCTCGCTTGGGGCAGCAGTATTTATTTATAGGACAAATTGGTCGTTTTTCCTTTATATACCAAAACCTTAGCATACACCAAACACTTGATTGGGATATATTTCTTTAAGATTTCAATCCtatctcttcctctctttatTTCCTATCCTAATTGGTCGTCCAAATGTGCCGATAGTATATAAATGCAGCACCAGAGACAGAGAGATGGCCATGGAGACGAAGATGGGGACATCGCCGCTAGATCAGGGGGGGAACATTGGGTGTTTGAGCTGTGGAGTTTGGCGGGTGAAAGAGACTCATTGTCTTTGACTCTTTGGTATTGGCTAGTTCCCCTGTGGTTAGGGTCAGGCATCGAACGGGAATTAGTTTCAAGATGAGGATTACTTGTCACCTCATGATCTCATTTAAAAACATCGCTTGCTCAATATGTATCTACCCATGCACAGAACTTAATATATAACCTAGCTGGAACAGaagttattttttctttagtaATTTTTCTGTGTGCGCCCTGGTATCTAAAAACACAATCGGTCACCGACTAATTCAATCAAGTTTAGTCGCCCTACTAAGAGGTAAAGCTCTCTCAGcgttgaatttttcttttagcaaTTGACCTCGCATAACATTAGAcagtaaaaaatttaatttcgaGATCGTGCTAAACACGTAGGGTATCTTCAGAAGATCCctccaaattaaaatataaaacattCTAAAACATAAATCACATGGGACTGTGGATGCAGATTCCAAAATATAAGTCATATAATATAATCCTtctgaaatataatataataatcttTCTAAAGCATGATCTTTAATATACACAAGTCACAGTGCCGCttctttatttcttctttCCAGGTATGATGACCTGGGACTGAGGAGGCAGATTCTAATgccaaaaattagaaaaaagaaagaatcatATTCCGCACATTTTGACGAGTAATTAACATATTTTTATACGACTAATTTATTATCTATACTATTACTAaagtgaaaatgaaaatctgGATCTAACTTTCCAACTTCTATGTGTACTTTAGGAACTATATTTCATTATTCAAGTATATCATCATATCAAAAATATCATCGTAATTTAACCAAATAACCACCCCATTCCTATCTTTTTCTCCTTAATATCGAGGGTACAAAGTACAAAGAATTAGCATTTTAtccaccggaaaaaaaaaggagttaaCATTTTCCGTTCAATTTATCCAAATTCtgttatatttaataatactaGTGAATTTACACGTGCGTTGCATGCCAATCTTTGGACGAACTGTGGCCTTGAACATGGAAGTCTCTATATGCACGCGCTTGAGCCTTGACTAGCTAGCCACTGCTCTTCAACCTGGTACGCGAAAGTTCTACCTTCATCtctatcaaatatatatatcgtaaACAAAAACGATATGGTGATTGTTCTAGCTCCTGAAGCGTTGTGCAACAAACCATTTTTATTGGGTGTACTTGCTCGTAAAGGCTAATGTCATTGCAAGAGATCTATTCGGCCTTTTCCGGTCTTTCTTAATGGACTTACTGTCAATTTTATCCGACTCATTCGTATACATCAGACAACTGCAGGACTGCTAAGAGACTGTAATTGGAGTTTGGATATTGATTTCTAGAATCATTAATGACGAAGAATCACCTAAAGACTATCCATTTCGGTCGACGACACTACTAATTATACTTCTCGTTCCCTGCATGCCCGACGGATCAAACATTTCAAAAAGCACATCTGCAGCACGGAAGGAAGAGAACcagatgatgaagaagaaagttAATGTTACTTGCCAGGTTCTCGAATAGTTCCATAGAGGATGTAGCCCTTAGAGAGGAGAAGCTTGATGATCCACGATGCCACAGAGCTTCCTGGCACCCGTCACAATTGCCAACTCTGTCTGTGTATTGGCTTTGCATTATACAGCACATCTGCAGCACCAAAGACaaaggaaaagaggaagaagaagaaggttaTTGTTACTCAATCGGGTCTCACACGGTTCCATGGACAATGTAGCCCTTAAAGAGGACAAGCTTGACGATCCCTGATGTCACAAAGCCTCCCACAACCTTCACGCGCACTCTCTTCTTCTACATCTCCATTGCGACGTCACAGGGAAAAGGTTATTTCAGAATTCAACGGATTTTTGCTGTTCTGCCTGAAGTCTCGAACTAGAATGTTCTTAGGAGGTAGCACTACAGTAATTCCGATGAGTATGCCAGACACCATATTTATCAATACTGTCATTATATATGTAGTtagaaacaataattttttttttgataagtgtTACatacaagaaaatgaaaagcaaAAATATGATACTTGGATAAAGATTAGTCGAAAATGGTGGGATCAGCACTACTTAACTATTTTGTAGGAATGTTCGTTCTATCAAATTGATCAAAAAAAGTCACAAGAGTGAAATGCTCTTTTCAACTTATAAACTTGACACCTTAGTTTATCGTTACAAAGATATATCAATATGACTTCTAGGGGCAAAAATATGTAGTTATCGTTTGTTTTATGTTCTATGGCAGGCTTTTGGCCCTCACTTCACATCAAAAATAATCACTTTTGTAAGTAGCCATAAGATTTCCGTAGGGCTATTTTGCCGTGATTGATCATCTTGCTGCAGTTCTCAAGTTTCTAGCCCGCACTGACTCTGCATATTAGCACGTTTACAAATGTTTTAACAGTTTTTTTCACCCTCTGTTGTCTGCGAATGGGGGAAGATGGGATGGGAGAGGGAACATGGGCAATTCCGCCACATCCATCTGACACCAACCACAGACAATGATAGTTCTACATATCGACAATGAAGAGTTTAAGGTTGTAATATTGCATGCTTTCTCGAGCATTGTTCAAGTGATGTACTTCCGTCTCCTCTGCTCGCACAACAAATCAAATGTttcaaaaaatcaattttctaaCAAAATGTTCAATTAATTGAATCCCAAAAGAAATGATCCATCAAGCAGGAGAACAGGGAATGGCCACAGCACGAAGCCTCCCACCCGGTCACATACAATCTCTTAGTTTTGTCTTTCATTCaggtatatatatcataaacaTAATTTGATGTTTCTAGCTCCTGAAACGGTCTGCATTGAATCATGATCATTCAGTGTACTTGGACATAAAGGCCAATTTAGTACAAGAGATCTAACCGCTAAGTCCAGTGGCGGATCCAGGACCATAAACTTAATGGGTGCAAATTACATTCGAGCCTCAAAAAGTTCTGTGCAACATGTCAAACAGAACAGTTGAAGAGATTCTAGAAATTCAATGCAGACTTGACATAGTTAACCAAGTTGTGTTACCTCTCGGTAGCTCTCGATGGAGTCCATGAGAGTTTCTTTCGAGTGGCTTGAAGTCCAGCCCAGCTTCTCGGAGCTCAGCCAGTGGTGTATTCACTCTCAAGGAACTGCCAAAACAAACCGAGTCATAGGACATAAAATGCTAGGCTCAGACCTGCAGAATGTTTGCAATCGAGTTTCTTTGGCACATAGACTTGGTCGTACTTATCGAGTATAGAAACTTACTTCTCCAAGAAACTTGTCTACAAACGACTCAGCTTCTTCACCAAATCTTCGGTCGTGATGTTCTCTGACACGCAAATGTATCTGCCTTCTGCCTCAGGTTTCTCGTACGCCAATAgtacagcagcagcagcatctCGTACGTCCACTATATTCCAGAACTTTTTGGGAAAAGAATCCCCTTCACCTATAATTTAGATTTTCCCTCATAAAATGTCCATAcgtaaaactttttttttcccccaaaaaAGCACCTACAAAATTGTAAGTCTTTCGGATCATAAGCTGCAGTAAAAATTGTTCAACGAAATAGATCGCTGCTCATGATATGGTTGGCTCTTGCATAATTATCAGTCTCGTTCAGGATATACATGCCCTTCACAAAATTTATGAGGAGCTAGCTGCCGGTGTTCAATGTAGGCTGCAGAACCGGCCCAAATACGTAGCCCGGGTTAACTTCAACGACCTGTAGCCCATTTTGTTTCCTGTATTCGAGAGCGGGCTTTCTGCTTCAGTCTTGGGCAAACAGTTCTACAGAGAAGTAAAACCAATGACAATTCAGCACGATTGCAGATAGGTTGGTCTGCAAGTGTCGATGAGCGGTCTGGGAGTGTCTAAGTGTCAATGGGTTGGTCTGCAATGGTCGATGATGTCCGCGGGCGGCGTGGTTGCACTCGATCTAGTCATTACTAATATATCAGGAATTCATGATACTATAACCGTTTTATTTAAACATGTTAATTACtgatttaatataaaaataaaaacatgtgTTAATTACCGGAAAGAATGCATTGAATTTAATAATCAAACTCTACTACACTTCAatctatttttctctcaattcaacaacacaatcattatctttcttatctttttaaatttaataataaattatttcacatactttttcttaacattattataactaattttttaatacaaactctcccactatttattactttttgtcatttctccaattttataataaattctctcatatattttttcttaatcattattacaagtaatttttaataataattttttccaaaTATTTTGTCCCCATTTCATGAGTAGAGTAAATTCCACTTCCGAAACTAAACGCCCACTTTAGCATTAGGATCTTCCTTTGACCCATTATTCCCATCATTTCAATGGCTTTTGTCACATCCACTCCCTTTTTTCTCATATAGGCCAATCACCTCATACTATACATACATAAAAGGAAATGCTTTGTTTTCGTTTACGGGATCCAAGAATTTCccataaagaaataaaagaaatgaaaatttagcAACCCAATGGGGAGTGTTATTGGCCGGACAATGACCGGCCACCAGCGGTGGATTTGTCTGCAATAGTCGATGGGGGCGGCTGTGGACTGGTAGTTGTGGACTGGTTGGGTCGGCCTGCAAGTGTCAATGGGCGGAGGCGCAGGAGGACTGGTGGCTGTCAGGAGGAGGCCGAGATGAGTGACCACAAGCAAATGTCccttatattttaatttgaatcAGATTTTCTAAGGATACCGTACGTGTTTCACGTGATCTTAAAATCAAATATGTTGCTGTTAATGTTATGGAAGgttaattaccaaaaaaacaaaaaaataatttttcaatatgacccaaaaaaaaaaatttgttctCGCTAGGTTAGAAATATTTCCATAAGCTCTCCATTGAAGTGCATAATACATACTGGGAAAGCAATGTTTTTAATCTTTACAAATGAGAACACAAGGTGACAATGAGTCCTCATCCTATCGGTTGAGACTAATTCCCATTTGGGTGTCACGAGGTTGCTCTCCAAAGCGTGCAAGATTGCTCTCACATTTTTGtgatttattcttttttcttataaattaaCTGTTTGAACCTTCTTAGAATTGGAGAAATAGCCTAATAATTCAAATAGTTTCCTTAAATTCTCCATTTTAccaacttttcaaattttagcctgaaaaatcaaaatattttcctTCGTTTTCCCCATGTACCAAACCATTAATTTAGGCATTAACATCGCTGACGTGGCCATTAAATCTGCTTATGTGGCAGACGGTGACACATGTGGAAAAGAGGGGTTATCTTTTAAACTAAAATAATCAGATAGCTAGctaattttccttgatataCCAAAACatcaaaaacttaaaaattcaaattttttgcGTATATTCTCTAATCTATCAAAATGTATTAATCACCAAAATAGTCATCAAACTTACATAGTAAGACATACGTTTTCAGGCTTTACATGCGCCAATTTCGATATTTAAAATTCGAAATGATACTCtagattgaaaaaaattttccTACATAATATTGATCATTGTATTTTTCTGAACATAACGGTGATCTTGGATTACGTTTTGGATATTTGATAATCAAGATAAGGATTCGGCAATAATCGGGTAATTATGATCGAACGCATTTTGTAGGCTCAATATCTATTCTTATCGAGATTCGGTCTCCATTGATGCAAATTGGATTTTTCATAGAGCCGattattttttcgaatttctcaattttgaaatattcatTCGAAAAATTTCGACAGACATCgagaaattgaatttcatCCAAATAATGCATGTACGAGTAAATAAAactggaaaaaagaaaaaaaatttaaatgaaaatgaataaagaaagaagggtgttGCAGGCGCGAGAATGAAGAAGGATGGATGTTTCGCCCAAATAATGCCCAATCTTACCGGCTCTGTTGCAAGTGTgagaatgaaaaagaaaaagagagaaaaagaacgAATAAAGAAAGAGGGAGATGCAAGGGGGCCACTTGGGGCGAACCCCTCCGCCacccagtgttatcagaaccggaccggaccagccggttcgaccggtcggacccgGAGCCGGACTTATGTCCGGTCCGATTAgcttaaaaatcgaaaatgcacAAACAGACCGGTGAACCCAAAAAATCGACCGGTTTTTAAATAAACCCATCAAACCCATTCGCACCGGCCAGTTGCACAGGTTCAGAATTTTTAAAGGGGATCCGACTCGAATCCCCCCAACCCGAATCGAAATTGGGCAGAATTGAATCTTGAACCCTGGAGTCTTCTTCTGTTCTTCATCGATCGATTCTGGAGTTAAGGCTGAAAGAAGAAACCCTAAAGGAGAGTCTGCTGCAGGGGAGCTTGCATCAATCTGTTGAAGATTAGAACTGACCGGACAGAGCCTCTGCTGCAGATGGCTTCGATTtgagcttcctcttctccttcaacCATCAACAACTTTGAGCTTCTCGAGCACCCGCCTTCTCTCATTGTCTCTGTTGAACGACCATATCTTAACTTTTCTCCATTTTGTATCCGCCATGCAACAATTTCACCCCTATAAAATGGCCTCAGCGGGAGAAATTGTACCTGAAGGGCATCTTGGGCAAGTATCACTTCGCCCACCAAGCCAATGCTTCCACGCCTCTGTTCAAGTTCTCTCGTCATAACACAGCCCCATAGCATCTATTAGAGCGGATTCAGAACCCTCTGGATCTGAACTGATGAATAAAGATGCAATTTTTTTCGCTGAATGAATATAGATGCAATTGGTAAAGGAATTGGGGACCCTAAGACCTAGCTCATgacaatcaaaatcacatcAAAAATTGAAACGTTGGTAAGTGGCTCTGGAACTAAAATGCAATCTTTTGTAGCTTCgagcttcctcttcctcttctcgaTCTAGCTTCAATTGAACTGGTGAGTGATAACTTCCATTGTCCATCTGCCGAATCGAAGAAACAAGGCTTCAATCGAAGGCTTGCCACAATGATTTAAGGCAGAGAGGCTTCGATTGTTGCTGTGATTCAAGGCGGTGGGAAAATGAGCGGATCGAGGGTGGACGGACAGAACACAGCAAAGAGAGACGAGGAGAGAGACGGAGTTgcggggagagagagaggggttatttatgaaaaattttaaaaaaatttgggtCTGATTTTAtagtaattatttattaaataatttttaaataaatcagcggtccgacccattgaatccggttggacccatcgaacccatgaacccatgccTCAACCGATTCAacgtccggtccggttctaaTAACACTGCTGCCAcctaatattatatatatttttaatatttttccttttccttttttatttactgGGGCGTTATTTGAACGAAATTCAATTTCTCGGTGTCCGTCAAAATTTTCCgaataaatatttcaaaattgagaaattcgaaaaaataatCAGCTctgtaaaaaattcaatttgtgTTAATGGAAACCGAATCTCGATAAGAATCGATGTTGAGCCTATAAAAAGCATTCTATCATAATTACTCAATTACTTTCGAATCCTTATCTTGATGATCGGATTTCCAAAAAGTAATCTAGGGCGACCATTGTGTTTAGAAAAATACGATGATCaatattatatagaaaaatatttttcgatcCCCAGTACCGttctgaattttaaaaataaaaaatgttgcTCGTAAAGCCCAAAAACTTATGTCTTACTATGTAAGTTTGATGACGATTTTGGCAATCAATACATTTTCGTAAATTAGAGAATATATGCAAAATATGTTAATTTCATAAGTTTTTGATGTTTTGGTAGATTAGGGAAAATTGACAAACTATCTGATTTTTTAGTTTAAAGGATAACCCCTTATTTTCCACATGTGCCGTTGTTTGCCACGTAGGCAGATTTAACGGCCACGTTAGCCTCGTTAATGCCTAAATTAACTAGTTGGTAGATAGGGGAAACGGAGGGAAacgttttgatttttcaagccaaaatttgaaaagttggTAGACTTGGAAATTTAATGAaactatttgaatttttaggcTATTTCCCCCTTAGAATTTGCTTAAtttaaaagagaaataaatagTTGAGGAGATAATGAAGGAGGATTTGAGGATATAGATTAtacgtttttaaaatttttatttttcaatatttccaTGAAAATAGGAGAGATTTTAAGAATTGCTGTATATAATAAAAGTTTAACATTAGGAGCCTataaaaaaagttcaaaaattagGAAAGATGGTAGCGGttgcaaaatgaaaattttctttgaatATAAGATATAAGACGCCTATTGATATTATCAAACGAATGATATtgcaattatttaaaaaataaaataaaagagggggaaaaaaaagaaggaaattcACTTCTCCATGGCCATCTTCCCGTCTCTGTGATGTATGTACAAAACATGAATGGTTACTCTTCCCCGAGGCAACCATCGATTGAAAAGTTCCGTGCAGGTTGAGCACAAGTAGTCATAACATCAATCTTGTTCCTCGGTTTGCCAAGTGCACTTTACCTTTCGAATCATGAGGGAACTTTATCATTCTTACGAACTGTCTTTCATGTATTTCACGTATCTTAAGAGACAAAGAAGCACCATGATGTGATACTTCTAGCTCCCGAAATGGTCTGCAACATCAAGTCGACTTGTTTCGTAGAGGCTAATGTACAGCAACTGATCTATTTGGCCTCTTGAGGCCTTTCTCGATGGCTTTATCTATTTTACCTTGATTTGTGTATACATCTGACAACTCCAGAACCGCTAAAAGACTATGATCGGAGTTTGGTTGATTTCTCGATCAGTCATTAGGGGCGAAGAATCAAAAAAAGAGACTGCAATTGCACCTACTAGGTAAGAACATTTGAACGGTCTTAAATAGATTATTAGTGCAACAAGTGAGACAGAATAGTCATGACTAGTACGGGATCTCCTCGTTTTACTTGATGCTTTGCCTTCtgaaattggaaaaatatcGTTCTTGTGAACTGTCTTTTTCATTGATACCTTGAAATCACAAGGTGACAAAGAATCGCAAAAAGAGAATAAAATCAGAATTTAACATAAGAACATTCATCCGAACCatttttatttgcaaattCAATTGAAGTTCCAGAACTTCAGCGCACACTAGATAAGTTTCATAACAAATCAAAGTAGTCCTGCCTCCTTGTAGCTCTCGATAGAGTCCACCAGTGTTTCCTCGAGCGGCCTGTAAGTCCAGCCCAGCTCCTTCTGCAGCTTCTCTGAGCTCACCCAGTATTCGTGATCATCCTCACCGAAACTGCCAAAAATGATTCCACGGTAATATATAGGATACGAAAATCTTTAGCCAAAACCTGTAAAAAGTTCGCGATGAGGCTCTTTAATGGCAGATAGGCAATATGGAGTAGAGACACTTACTTTTCCAAGTAACTGAAATCTGGATACAGAATCTTCAGTTTTTCCGCCAAATCTTTGATCATAATGTTGTGTCCCACGCAAATGTATCGGCCTTTTGCCTCGGGTTTCTCATATGCCAATAATACAGCATCGGCAACATCTCGTGCATCCACTAATTCCCAGAGCTTGTTGGGAACAATCTCCACGTCACCTGCAGATCTTCCCTCGTAAAAATATTGTCGATACTTATAGCCTGATCTTTTCTAAATGAGACTTGACATTATTTAAATTCAGGTTCTTAGATCTTTCAGCCAGTAACAATATTCTTCAAGAGAATAGATCATTGCGCGTGATAGGCTCGGTTCTGACATAACTACCTGGTTCGATCTGAATATATTCGCCCTTCACGAAGTTGACAAGAAGCAAGGTGCTCCAGTTCAATATAGGCTGCATAACTGGCCCAAATACTGTGCCCGGATTAATTGCAACAACATCCAGCCCGTTTTGTTTCCCGTATTCGAGAGCGATGCTTTCTGCTTCAGTCTTGCCAAGGAGATACCAGTTCTACAAGAAAGCAAAACAAACAACAATTTAATTACCAAAACTGCAGAGGCGAATGAGCATAACTCGGCAAgcaaaaagaaggaaattcAACTTTATAGTTGAGTCCTTACCTCAGTGGCCCTGCAGAATTCTTTGTCAGACCAGCAAGTCTCATCCTTCGCCCGGTCCTCGGGCCATTTAGGGTCAAATATCACAGCAGCAGTGGAAGAGATGTAGACAAGCCGCTTAACTTTCGCTTCGGAGCATGCCTTGAGAATATTCAGTGTCCCCCTCACGGCTGGCTCAAGCATTTCTACCTGTGACATGCAAGTTAAACCTGTTAGGTAACAGAGAAAAACTTGTACCCTATACCAAGCATGCTGCTACCGACCATGCCGATAACAATTCGCAAGTTCAAGTCTTTAGTTGCGTGAGATGCCATTTCTCAATCTCGTCCGCAAACAGAAAATGTAGGAATTAGGATTCTGCCCACAGGAAGCATGACGTGCTGTCGTTAGGCTGAAGCCAAAGCTACCAAACATAACAAAAGCATGCTCGTTGTTTTTGCGTGATCTTGCCTCTGGGTTGGCGGGAGTGGTAGTAGGGACCGGGCAGGCGACGTGGACGACTCCGGCACATCCGACCATGGCCGACAGGAGAGAATCATAGTCCAACAAATTGGCCTTGAAGAGTTTAAGGTTGCCGCGTGCTCTCTCGAGCTTGTTCAAGTGGGCGTTCTTCTCGTCACCTGCGTAGGCACAACGAATTAAATGTTTCAAACAACAGGTCACAACCGCGCACAGCacgaatgataaaaaaatgagGAAGAATAACAAGGTTAATGTTACTCACTGGGGTCCCGAACGGTTCCATGGACGATGTAGCCCTTAGAGAGGAGAAGCTTGACAATCCACGATGCCACAAAGCCTCCAGCACCCGTTACACAcactctcttcttctccatcACCATCTCTGTTGCCACCTACGTTATGTATTTTGCTTAATGGCGCTATACTGAGTATAGTGTATATATAGACTGAGCGGAAGGTGTCTTCTTTAATTTTGAACAGGAGAGAAAAGTTTGGGTAATATCAAACTCAAAGAGAGTGTAGCGTAGTAATGTATGCCTTTGTCTAATGTAATACCCGAATATTTCTCTAAATGCCTGTTGATTGTTTTAAATGTGTTAGTACGGCTATAAATGTCTATACCGGATTTTAAGTAGTAACCTCTTTTATTATagaaatttcaataaatagTTGTTTAATCCAAGtcaatttatttcttttttttttcggttacaataggAGGCTCATGGTCTAGTACAAGGAAATGGAaaggaaatctaaataaaggggcacggatAGTCCTACTAATGAGAATCGAATCTGAAACCTCTAGGT
Above is a window of Punica granatum isolate Tunisia-2019 chromosome 7, ASM765513v2, whole genome shotgun sequence DNA encoding:
- the LOC116213540 gene encoding cinnamoyl-CoA reductase 2-like codes for the protein MVMEKKRVCVTGAGGFVASWIVKLLLSKGYIVHGTVRDPSDEKNAHLNKLERARGNLKLFKANLLDYDSLLSAMVGCAGVVHVACPVPTTTPANPEVEMLEPAVRGTLNILKACSEAKVKRLVYISSTAAVIFDPKWPEDRAKDETCWSDKEFCRATENWYLLGKTEAESIALEYGKQNGLDVVAINPGTVFGPVMQPILNWSTLLLVNFVKGEYIQIEPGDVEIVPNKLWELVDARDVADAVLLAYEKPEAKGRYICVGHNIMIKDLAEKLKILYPDFSYLENFGEDDHEYWVSSEKLQKELGWTYRPLEETLVDSIESYKEAGLL